A portion of the Bacteroidales bacterium genome contains these proteins:
- a CDS encoding TIGR00730 family Rossman fold protein: MMLNENVEHLRNKDGESIHDSFQQKSWNEIKINDSWMVFKVMSEMVDGFETLARIGPCVSIFGSARVKDSHPHYRLAEETAYLLTKKGFGIVTGGGPGIMEAANKGAHFAGGKSVGLNIVLPHEQRSNPFIDNDKLINFDYFFVRKVMFMKYSQGYIVLPGGFGTLDEMFEAITLIQTHKMVRFPIVLVNKKYWSGLIEWVKEQLLEEAMISPEDLHLFRLVDTAEEAVDHIVKYYEKFKIKPNF, translated from the coding sequence ATGATGTTAAACGAAAACGTAGAACATTTGCGGAATAAAGACGGGGAAAGTATCCATGACTCATTTCAGCAAAAAAGCTGGAACGAAATTAAGATCAACGACTCATGGATGGTTTTTAAAGTAATGTCAGAAATGGTTGACGGTTTTGAAACCCTTGCACGAATTGGTCCTTGTGTTTCAATCTTTGGATCGGCAAGGGTTAAGGACAGCCATCCTCATTACCGCCTGGCGGAGGAAACGGCCTACCTTCTTACAAAAAAAGGTTTTGGAATCGTTACCGGTGGTGGTCCAGGGATAATGGAAGCAGCCAACAAAGGGGCTCATTTTGCCGGAGGGAAATCTGTTGGCCTCAATATTGTCCTGCCCCATGAACAAAGATCAAACCCTTTTATTGACAATGATAAACTGATTAATTTCGACTACTTCTTTGTGCGCAAAGTGATGTTCATGAAGTATTCGCAGGGTTATATCGTATTACCCGGAGGTTTTGGCACTTTGGACGAAATGTTTGAAGCCATAACCCTGATCCAGACCCACAAAATGGTAAGGTTCCCTATTGTGTTGGTTAACAAGAAATACTGGAGCGGATTGATAGAGTGGGTTAAAGAACAACTGCTTGAAGAAGCCATGATCAGCCCCGAAGACCTGCACCTTTTCAGACTGGTAGATACTGCAGAAGAAGCTGTTGATCATATAGTTAAGTATTATGAAAAGTTCAAGATCAAACCAAACTTCTGA
- the uvrA gene encoding excinuclease ABC subunit UvrA — MKAELTQDNKLVTNDDSASGNLSTDDQLEVYGARMHNLQNIDVKIPRNKLVVITGLSGSGKSSLAFDTIYAEGQRRYMETFSAYARQFIGSMERPDVDKIDGLSPVISIEQKTVNKNPRSTVGTITEVYDFLRLLFARIGEAYSYNTGEKMVRYTEKQIIELILQHYSGLPVNVLAPLVKARKGHYRELFEQIRKQGYLKVRIDGKIVDINFGMKVDRYKTHDIEVVVDRLVIEEDIHDRLAKSVQMAMKHGKGVMMIHDPKSEHVRHFSRLLMCPTTGLSYDEPEPNTFSFNSPYGACPHCNGLGEVSQIDLKRVIPDDKLSIKKGGIVPLGEYKNNWIFRQIEAIGHKYGFDLDMPIGEIPEKGLTTILYGSDEIVHVKNEYLGITSNYSLNFDGIISFILSQDFETSSKSVQKWISGFMNRIPCPECHGARLKRESLQFRILDKNIAELAEMDLFLLRDWIDALPAKVSERTLRIATEITREISSRIRFLLEVGLDYITLNRPSRTLSGGESQRIRLATQIGSQLTGVLYILDEPSIGLHQRDNQRLITALKELRDIGNSVIVVEHDRDMIMSSDYILDIGPGAGIKGGFIVGQGAPGNMLNCHSITCEYLSGKKEISIPGLRRAGNGKILQLTGAQGNNLKNVTLTLPLGKFICITGVSGSGKSSLINETLYPILSAHFYHSDKKPLPFESITGMENIDKVIEIDQSPIGRTPRSNPATYTKVFDEIRKLFGSLPESQIRGYKPGRFSFNVKGGRCETCSGAGIRLIEMNFLPDVQVPCETCQGKRYNRETLEVRFKGKSINDVLNMTINQAVEFFEHHPSIIQKIRTLKDVGLGYITLGQQSTTLSGGEAQRVKLAAELSKRDTGKTIYILDEPTTGLHFEDVKVLLEVLNKLVDKGNTILVIEHNMDVIKVADHIIDLGPEGGIRGGEIVCVGTPEEVSQNEQSFTADFLRIELTHQREAIFAGKN; from the coding sequence ATGAAGGCAGAATTAACACAGGATAATAAATTGGTAACCAATGATGATTCTGCCTCTGGAAATCTTTCTACCGATGATCAGCTTGAAGTTTATGGCGCGCGGATGCATAATCTGCAAAACATTGATGTCAAAATTCCCCGCAACAAGTTGGTAGTGATCACCGGCCTTAGCGGGAGCGGGAAGTCATCGCTTGCTTTTGATACGATTTATGCTGAAGGCCAACGGCGCTACATGGAAACATTCTCGGCTTATGCCCGCCAGTTTATTGGCAGTATGGAGCGTCCCGATGTGGACAAAATTGACGGTCTCAGCCCGGTGATTTCCATTGAGCAGAAAACCGTGAACAAAAATCCCCGCTCTACAGTTGGCACCATCACTGAGGTGTACGATTTTCTCAGGTTGCTGTTTGCGCGGATTGGAGAAGCTTATTCCTACAATACCGGCGAAAAGATGGTCCGTTATACCGAAAAGCAAATCATCGAACTTATTCTTCAACATTATTCCGGCCTTCCGGTGAATGTCCTGGCGCCTCTGGTCAAAGCGCGAAAAGGGCATTACCGCGAGTTGTTTGAACAAATCCGAAAACAGGGTTACCTGAAAGTCAGGATTGACGGAAAAATTGTGGATATAAACTTCGGGATGAAAGTAGACCGTTATAAAACCCATGATATAGAGGTAGTTGTTGACAGGCTGGTGATTGAAGAGGACATTCATGACAGGTTGGCAAAATCGGTGCAGATGGCCATGAAACATGGCAAAGGAGTGATGATGATCCATGACCCGAAATCCGAACACGTAAGGCACTTCAGCCGGTTACTGATGTGCCCGACCACCGGGCTATCATATGACGAACCGGAGCCCAACACTTTTTCCTTCAATTCTCCTTATGGCGCCTGCCCGCACTGTAACGGGCTTGGCGAAGTTTCGCAAATCGACCTGAAACGGGTGATCCCTGATGATAAGCTCAGTATAAAAAAGGGTGGGATTGTTCCTTTGGGCGAATACAAAAACAATTGGATTTTTCGTCAGATCGAAGCAATCGGGCATAAATACGGTTTCGATCTTGATATGCCGATTGGTGAAATTCCGGAAAAAGGCCTCACGACTATCCTTTATGGCTCCGACGAAATCGTTCATGTAAAAAATGAATACTTAGGCATTACTTCAAATTATTCATTGAATTTTGATGGGATCATCAGTTTTATTCTCAGCCAGGATTTCGAGACAAGCAGTAAGTCGGTGCAAAAGTGGATTTCAGGTTTTATGAACCGCATTCCATGCCCGGAGTGTCATGGCGCAAGGCTAAAAAGGGAATCGCTGCAATTCAGAATTTTGGATAAAAACATTGCAGAATTGGCGGAAATGGACCTGTTTCTGCTGCGTGACTGGATTGATGCTCTTCCTGCCAAAGTGAGTGAACGCACACTCCGCATTGCTACCGAAATCACCCGCGAAATCAGTTCACGTATCAGGTTTTTACTTGAAGTCGGGCTGGATTACATCACCCTGAACCGACCTTCAAGAACCCTTTCCGGCGGCGAGTCACAACGAATACGCCTGGCCACACAAATCGGATCACAACTTACAGGAGTACTTTACATTCTCGACGAACCCAGTATCGGCCTGCATCAGCGCGATAACCAACGATTGATAACTGCATTAAAGGAACTGCGTGATATTGGAAACTCAGTCATTGTTGTGGAACATGACAGGGACATGATTATGTCGTCGGATTATATTTTAGATATCGGGCCGGGAGCAGGCATCAAAGGCGGATTTATCGTAGGACAAGGCGCACCCGGCAATATGCTGAATTGTCATAGCATAACCTGTGAATACCTGAGCGGCAAAAAAGAAATTTCAATCCCCGGTCTGAGAAGGGCAGGCAACGGAAAGATCCTTCAACTCACCGGCGCTCAGGGTAACAACCTGAAAAATGTGACACTGACTTTACCACTTGGGAAATTCATCTGTATTACGGGTGTTTCCGGCAGCGGAAAGTCAAGTCTGATCAACGAAACGCTGTACCCGATTCTCAGCGCTCATTTTTATCATTCTGATAAGAAGCCGCTTCCGTTTGAGTCAATTACGGGCATGGAAAACATAGACAAAGTGATTGAAATTGACCAGTCGCCAATTGGCCGTACACCCCGTTCAAACCCCGCAACTTATACCAAAGTTTTCGATGAAATCCGGAAACTGTTTGGTTCATTGCCCGAATCGCAAATCAGAGGCTACAAGCCCGGACGTTTTTCGTTTAATGTTAAGGGCGGACGTTGCGAAACCTGCAGTGGCGCCGGTATCCGTCTGATTGAGATGAACTTCCTGCCCGATGTTCAGGTGCCATGCGAAACCTGCCAGGGAAAGCGCTATAACCGCGAAACCCTCGAAGTGCGTTTCAAAGGCAAATCCATCAACGATGTGCTCAATATGACCATCAACCAGGCCGTTGAATTTTTTGAGCATCATCCTTCAATCATTCAGAAAATAAGAACACTGAAAGATGTTGGGCTGGGTTACATCACCCTTGGACAGCAATCTACAACGCTTTCGGGGGGAGAAGCACAACGTGTGAAACTGGCAGCCGAACTCTCCAAACGCGACACCGGGAAAACCATTTATATCCTTGATGAACCCACTACAGGTCTGCATTTTGAGGATGTGAAGGTGTTGCTCGAAGTGCTGAATAAATTGGTGGATAAAGGGAATACAATCCTGGTGATTGAGCACAATATGGATGTGATTAAAGTTGCAGATCATATCATTGATCTTGGCCCCGAAGGAGGAATTCGTGGTGGCGAAATTGTTTGTGTTGGAACTCCCGAAGAAGTGAGCCAGAATGAACAATCTTTCACAGCCGATTTTCTTAGAATTGAACTTACTCATCAAAGAGAAGCTATCTTTGCCGGGAAAAACTGA
- the speB gene encoding agmatinase yields MADNNNYGGLDAGYTGLEQARVVVLPVPYDETSTWGKGADKGPPAILEASANMELYDIETDSEVYKTGIFTAPPVTEKSSPENMVNAVHTEALNYLKQGKFIVGLGGEHSVTTGFVRAYADLFDNLSVLQLDAHTDLRPEYEGSRYNHACVMSRVAEICPFVQVGIRSMDSLEKQFTVPDKLFLAEHIQGRTDWHQKVVNQLTDNVFITIDLDVFDPSIMPSTGTPEPGGMLWYEVIDLLRLVTQKRNVIGFDVVELAPTKINKAPDFLASKLIYKLLAYCFQSNK; encoded by the coding sequence ATGGCAGATAACAATAATTATGGCGGGCTGGACGCCGGGTACACCGGTCTGGAACAAGCCAGGGTAGTGGTGCTTCCGGTACCTTACGACGAAACCAGCACCTGGGGCAAAGGCGCCGATAAAGGACCTCCCGCCATCCTCGAAGCTTCGGCCAATATGGAGCTTTACGATATCGAAACGGATTCTGAAGTTTACAAGACCGGGATTTTTACGGCTCCACCGGTAACTGAAAAATCATCACCCGAAAACATGGTAAATGCCGTTCATACTGAGGCACTAAACTACCTCAAACAGGGGAAATTCATAGTCGGTCTTGGTGGCGAACACTCTGTGACAACAGGCTTTGTGCGTGCATATGCTGATTTGTTCGACAATCTGAGTGTACTGCAACTGGATGCGCATACCGACCTGCGCCCGGAATACGAGGGAAGTCGCTACAACCATGCCTGCGTAATGTCGCGGGTTGCTGAGATTTGTCCATTTGTGCAGGTTGGAATAAGGAGTATGGACAGCCTTGAAAAGCAGTTTACAGTGCCAGACAAACTTTTTCTGGCCGAGCACATCCAGGGTCGTACCGACTGGCATCAAAAAGTAGTAAATCAGCTAACGGATAATGTTTTCATCACCATCGACCTTGACGTATTTGATCCATCCATCATGCCTTCAACTGGTACTCCGGAGCCTGGAGGGATGCTCTGGTATGAAGTCATCGACCTGCTCAGGCTGGTTACTCAGAAGAGGAATGTAATTGGCTTTGATGTCGTGGAACTGGCGCCGACCAAAATTAACAAAGCGCCGGATTTCCTCGCTTCCAAGCTGATTTACAAACTGCTGGCCTACTGTTTTCAATCCAATAAGTAA
- a CDS encoding deoxyhypusine synthase, which produces MDKKKLLRETVKHINIKSFDSTPIIDAMRDMSFTSRDTASATDILQRMINDPDCTIWLTLAGSTSAGGCMQVYVDMIKNNMIDAVVATGASIVDMDFFEALGFKHYKGTPWIDDKQLRSLYIDRIYDTYIDEEELQACDETTKTIADNLEPRPYSSREFIREMGRYLTKHSVKKDSLVQTAFEHNVPVFCPAFSDSSAGFGLVKHQWERPEKHLSIDSVKDFLELTKIKMAAGTSGLFMIGGGVPKNFAQDTVVCAEILGKDVPMHKYAVQITVADPRDGACSSSTLKEAASWGKVDTVYEQMVYAEATSVLPLIVSYAYHKGDWKKRKRWEWAKLLDK; this is translated from the coding sequence ATGGACAAAAAGAAACTTTTAAGGGAAACGGTGAAGCACATCAATATCAAGTCGTTCGACTCAACACCGATTATTGATGCCATGCGCGACATGTCTTTTACTTCACGCGATACGGCATCGGCCACAGACATTTTACAGCGGATGATCAACGACCCCGATTGCACGATCTGGCTCACCCTCGCCGGAAGCACAAGTGCCGGCGGCTGTATGCAGGTATATGTGGATATGATCAAAAACAACATGATTGATGCCGTTGTAGCTACCGGGGCATCCATTGTTGACATGGACTTCTTTGAGGCACTGGGGTTTAAGCATTACAAAGGTACTCCGTGGATTGACGACAAACAATTGCGTTCGCTATATATCGACAGGATTTATGATACCTATATTGATGAAGAAGAGCTGCAGGCCTGCGATGAAACCACAAAAACCATTGCCGACAACCTTGAGCCCCGACCTTATTCCTCCCGCGAATTCATCAGGGAAATGGGACGCTACCTCACCAAACATTCGGTGAAAAAAGACTCGCTCGTGCAAACAGCTTTTGAGCACAATGTGCCTGTCTTTTGCCCGGCTTTTTCCGATTCAAGTGCTGGCTTCGGACTGGTAAAACACCAGTGGGAACGGCCTGAGAAACATCTTTCGATCGACTCGGTGAAGGATTTTCTCGAACTGACAAAAATTAAAATGGCTGCAGGAACCAGCGGGCTGTTTATGATCGGCGGAGGCGTTCCCAAGAACTTTGCCCAGGACACTGTGGTGTGTGCCGAAATACTTGGTAAAGACGTCCCAATGCACAAATATGCCGTGCAGATTACCGTTGCTGATCCGCGTGACGGCGCCTGCTCCAGTTCCACTCTAAAGGAAGCTGCTTCCTGGGGGAAAGTGGATACGGTATATGAACAAATGGTGTATGCCGAAGCCACTTCTGTTCTCCCACTGATAGTCAGCTATGCCTACCACAAAGGCGACTGGAAAAAGCGCAAGCGGTGGGAATGGGCAAAATTGTTGGATAAATAG
- a CDS encoding efflux RND transporter periplasmic adaptor subunit: MKKKTIIIISAAVLIVLIVLAIMKSKGVIGGDQSPKVATDMVARRTIVETVSANGKIQPAREVKITPYISGEVVELHVREGDQVKGGDLLAKIDPEIYLSNYERMEASLQSQKASLANAKARLAQTNAQFTNSKLSFERNEKLWKEKVISDADYETAKANFEVTTAEVQAAEESVKAAEFQVASAEASLREARENLTKTAIYAPSDGTVSRLIIEKGERVAGASQFSAGTELMRIADLDLMEAVVQVNENDIVRISLGDTSLIEVDAYLNRKFKGLVTEIATSAETAALTSDQVTSFEVKIRLLKESYQDLLDPEKPWFSPFRPGMSTTVDIQTKTEFNVLTLPIQAVTTRSDTTGKEVSARIDRDKNKDEKEKDKNEKVNTEITEYVFVYDNGKAKMIQVKSGIQDNTYIQILSGLEENAEVIIGPYRAVSRSLKNGDQVKKVPKEELFE, from the coding sequence ATGAAAAAGAAAACGATCATAATCATCAGCGCAGCAGTGCTGATTGTGTTAATTGTCCTTGCCATCATGAAAAGTAAAGGAGTAATTGGTGGCGACCAATCTCCTAAGGTCGCTACTGACATGGTCGCAAGACGTACAATCGTGGAGACCGTATCAGCCAATGGGAAAATCCAGCCTGCGCGTGAAGTAAAGATTACGCCTTACATCTCCGGGGAAGTTGTGGAATTGCATGTGCGTGAAGGCGACCAGGTTAAAGGTGGAGACCTTTTAGCCAAAATTGATCCGGAAATTTATCTTTCCAATTACGAGCGCATGGAAGCAAGCCTTCAATCTCAAAAGGCAAGTTTGGCCAATGCAAAAGCACGCCTTGCGCAAACCAATGCTCAGTTTACCAATTCCAAATTGTCTTTCGAGCGGAACGAAAAATTATGGAAAGAGAAGGTCATCTCAGATGCTGATTATGAAACAGCCAAAGCGAACTTTGAAGTGACCACTGCCGAAGTGCAGGCTGCCGAAGAATCGGTGAAAGCAGCCGAATTTCAGGTGGCCAGTGCCGAAGCATCCCTGCGTGAAGCACGTGAAAATCTCACTAAAACGGCAATTTACGCCCCTTCTGATGGTACTGTTTCACGTCTGATTATCGAAAAGGGGGAACGCGTTGCCGGTGCATCTCAATTCTCCGCAGGTACTGAACTCATGCGGATTGCCGATCTGGACTTAATGGAGGCAGTAGTGCAGGTAAATGAAAACGACATCGTACGCATCAGTTTAGGCGATACATCACTGATTGAAGTTGATGCCTATCTGAACCGGAAGTTCAAAGGTCTTGTTACCGAAATTGCTACTTCTGCTGAAACTGCTGCATTGACCTCAGACCAGGTTACAAGTTTCGAGGTGAAAATCAGATTACTCAAAGAGTCCTACCAGGATCTTCTCGATCCTGAAAAACCATGGTTTTCTCCTTTCCGCCCCGGCATGTCCACCACCGTTGACATCCAGACAAAAACCGAGTTCAACGTACTTACCCTGCCAATTCAGGCGGTTACTACCCGAAGCGATACGACAGGTAAAGAAGTTTCGGCGCGGATTGACCGGGATAAAAACAAAGACGAAAAGGAAAAAGACAAGAACGAAAAAGTAAATACCGAAATTACCGAGTATGTGTTTGTTTACGACAATGGTAAGGCCAAAATGATTCAGGTAAAATCAGGGATCCAGGACAATACCTATATCCAGATTTTATCGGGGCTTGAAGAAAATGCGGAAGTTATCATTGGCCCTTACCGCGCCGTTTCAAGAAGTCTTAAAAATGGCGATCAAGTAAAAAAAGTACCGAAAGAGGAGCTCTTTGAGTAG
- a CDS encoding T9SS type A sorting domain-containing protein — MIRIFILLLFLPHFAILSAQTQVLTGNNDNFHISSTDSIWLSNLPEATLPEYLRNKELPFRHDNSDQPFFRPIFNQAGPSCGQSSAVGYGFTYEINRLRGLPSDTSINQYPSHFVYNFMNGGSGYFGVNYMHSFEILRTLGTPTVNDYGGMSIDGGERWISGYDLYYSAMKNRISGVKQIKVNTPDGLLTLKHWLVNHLEGAEIGGIANFNAGSPWNYQSLPSGSPEEGKKVMVQFAGTYATHAMTIVGYNDSIRYDYNEDGQFTNHLDINNDGSVDMRDWEIGGVKFANTYGNTWADSGFCYLMYKVLADDVTIGGIWNSTVNILDVKETYEPLLTMKLVIKHDSREKIRIAAGVTTDTAKLKPDHYLYFPVFNYQGGHKYMQGGRESEEYKTIEFGLDITPLLSYLEPGQFGKFFVEVIENDPKNEGSGEIIYYAIIDYTSGINLVACPQLNVPITDNKTTRLSVIHNPTFDKVAITTDELPVILPGQNYQHQMTATGGAPDYRWELKTPYYQQMFTGEFPAIDEQQLALEAPHYRYVSQELEFEFPFYGETFSKVYLHRDGYIMFDEDIYPWPYYNDGYLLFRQMKSIAAFSFYPVEYYSGTKRDEGFWYEGDETYAAFRWKKSLTHHDHTVGYGEFAVTLYPDGSIEYFFNNIELDEDILWYSGVSAGLNIDHTIIENANSSKLPRFTAYRLIPELIPQEFSLSENGLLSGNAQPGEDICNLSFKIKDEKEISALKTLQLSDGLIFDYTITAGEDPVIQSGELVKVNLTLKNISSQQFFNVQAAIVSKDPNLEIHTATALFGDIQPGQQTSVEQAFEMTVSNQCPDQYGFLVDLQIQSDQIDRSGKMSFVTQAPILYMQDYMVIDGDNQRLDPGETADVQITLINEGNAAANGVTGFMYSKDPYITINNSTPLTYGNLLSGATGQNSYSVTVDAACPIAHEAKFYFIIETANGTQVLESFDMSIGQYPLMVINFAKNENSVSVIKSTLDELGMAYIYSDTLPAKPEIYKAIMLCLGTFYSNTALTTAEGLLLSDYLEKGGRLYMEGTTTWYIDPQTAVHPKFNNSVITVANWISFNHLFGVEGSFAEGLSFDFTGAYNLLPCYFQPVNTAFPVLRADNGDGIYTMSAFENDTYRTIGSILEFGSLGNANAVSERKALMTGILEFFDLEDYFVAIMEHEKAEEKRIHVTVSPNPFTDFIHFYITHDATERIELAVFELNGQLIHHDFSTYGTTSDSQPISIHLPLTLSPGVYFYRVISGNHVATGKLIKLEK, encoded by the coding sequence ATGATACGAATATTTATACTGCTGCTTTTTTTACCACACTTCGCGATTTTGTCCGCCCAAACTCAAGTTCTTACAGGTAATAATGACAATTTCCATATTTCCAGCACCGACTCCATCTGGCTTTCCAACCTCCCCGAAGCCACACTACCGGAATATTTGCGTAACAAGGAACTTCCTTTTCGGCATGATAATTCCGACCAGCCTTTTTTCCGGCCGATTTTCAACCAGGCAGGACCATCCTGTGGCCAGTCTTCCGCAGTTGGCTATGGATTTACTTACGAAATAAACCGACTGAGAGGACTACCTTCAGATACTTCAATTAACCAATATCCATCACATTTTGTCTATAATTTTATGAATGGGGGCAGTGGTTACTTTGGGGTGAACTATATGCACAGTTTTGAAATTCTGAGGACGCTGGGAACCCCAACTGTCAATGACTACGGGGGCATGAGCATTGATGGCGGCGAGCGTTGGATTTCCGGATACGACCTGTATTACTCTGCCATGAAAAACCGGATAAGTGGGGTGAAACAGATAAAGGTGAACACTCCGGATGGATTGTTAACCCTTAAGCATTGGTTGGTAAATCATCTCGAAGGGGCTGAAATAGGCGGAATAGCCAACTTCAATGCCGGGAGCCCGTGGAATTATCAATCATTGCCTTCAGGCAGCCCGGAGGAGGGAAAAAAAGTAATGGTTCAGTTTGCCGGGACCTACGCCACACATGCAATGACAATTGTTGGATACAATGACAGTATCCGCTATGATTACAACGAGGACGGACAATTTACCAATCACCTCGACATCAACAATGATGGAAGTGTAGATATGAGAGACTGGGAAATCGGTGGGGTGAAATTTGCAAACACCTATGGTAACACCTGGGCTGATTCAGGATTCTGCTATCTGATGTATAAAGTATTGGCAGATGATGTCACCATTGGCGGCATTTGGAACAGTACGGTCAACATCCTCGACGTGAAAGAAACTTATGAGCCTTTATTGACAATGAAGTTGGTAATCAAGCATGATTCGAGGGAAAAAATCAGGATAGCCGCAGGCGTTACTACCGATACAGCCAAACTTAAACCTGATCATTATCTTTATTTCCCGGTATTCAACTACCAGGGCGGACACAAGTACATGCAGGGGGGAAGAGAGTCGGAGGAGTACAAAACCATTGAGTTCGGGCTTGATATTACACCGCTGCTCAGCTATCTTGAGCCAGGTCAATTTGGAAAATTCTTTGTCGAAGTCATTGAAAATGATCCCAAAAATGAAGGTTCAGGGGAGATCATTTATTATGCGATCATAGATTACACTTCAGGAATCAACCTGGTGGCATGCCCTCAATTGAATGTTCCAATCACTGACAATAAAACCACGCGGCTTTCGGTCATTCATAATCCAACTTTCGACAAAGTAGCCATTACTACTGATGAATTACCGGTTATACTTCCGGGGCAAAATTACCAGCATCAGATGACAGCAACCGGAGGAGCTCCTGATTACCGGTGGGAATTGAAAACCCCATACTATCAGCAGATGTTCACCGGGGAATTCCCTGCAATTGATGAGCAACAACTCGCACTGGAAGCCCCGCATTACCGATATGTTTCGCAAGAACTTGAGTTCGAATTTCCATTTTATGGCGAAACCTTCAGTAAAGTTTACCTCCATCGCGACGGATACATCATGTTCGACGAGGATATCTATCCCTGGCCCTATTACAATGACGGTTACCTGCTTTTCAGGCAAATGAAAAGTATTGCTGCATTCTCATTTTACCCGGTGGAATACTATTCAGGTACAAAGCGTGATGAAGGGTTCTGGTATGAAGGCGACGAAACGTATGCCGCTTTCAGATGGAAGAAATCGCTGACGCATCACGATCATACCGTAGGATATGGCGAATTCGCTGTTACGCTCTACCCTGATGGCAGCATTGAGTATTTTTTTAACAACATCGAACTTGATGAAGACATTCTCTGGTACTCGGGAGTTTCGGCCGGCTTGAATATTGACCATACCATCATCGAAAATGCCAATTCATCCAAACTGCCACGGTTCACGGCATATCGGCTTATCCCGGAATTGATCCCACAGGAATTCAGTTTGTCTGAGAATGGTTTGCTGTCAGGAAATGCTCAACCAGGTGAAGACATTTGTAATCTTTCTTTCAAAATTAAGGATGAGAAAGAGATTTCAGCATTAAAAACACTGCAACTTTCGGATGGATTGATTTTCGATTACACGATCACTGCAGGAGAGGATCCGGTGATTCAAAGCGGTGAATTGGTAAAAGTGAACCTGACCCTCAAAAATATTTCTTCTCAACAATTTTTTAATGTGCAGGCGGCCATAGTTTCAAAAGATCCGAACCTTGAAATCCATACCGCTACCGCTTTGTTTGGCGACATTCAACCCGGCCAGCAAACTTCAGTAGAGCAAGCCTTTGAGATGACTGTTTCCAATCAATGCCCTGACCAATACGGCTTTCTGGTCGATTTGCAAATCCAGTCTGATCAAATTGATCGTTCAGGGAAAATGTCATTTGTAACCCAGGCTCCCATCCTTTATATGCAGGATTATATGGTAATTGACGGTGATAACCAACGTCTGGACCCGGGAGAAACTGCTGATGTTCAAATCACGCTGATAAATGAAGGAAATGCGGCCGCCAATGGCGTCACAGGATTCATGTACAGTAAAGATCCTTATATTACCATCAACAATTCCACCCCTTTAACATATGGAAATTTGCTCTCAGGAGCCACAGGTCAAAACAGTTACTCTGTGACTGTGGATGCTGCCTGCCCCATTGCACATGAGGCTAAGTTTTATTTTATCATCGAAACTGCAAATGGGACTCAGGTTCTTGAGTCATTCGACATGAGCATCGGACAATATCCATTAATGGTGATCAATTTTGCAAAAAACGAAAACTCCGTCAGTGTAATCAAATCCACCCTTGATGAGCTGGGGATGGCTTATATTTACAGTGACACACTGCCTGCAAAACCCGAAATCTACAAGGCCATCATGCTTTGTCTCGGGACATTTTATTCCAATACTGCATTGACCACTGCTGAAGGGTTACTACTTTCAGACTATCTCGAAAAAGGAGGACGGCTTTATATGGAGGGAACTACCACCTGGTACATTGATCCCCAGACTGCCGTGCATCCGAAGTTTAATAACAGTGTAATTACCGTTGCAAACTGGATTTCTTTCAATCACCTTTTCGGTGTTGAAGGATCATTTGCAGAAGGGCTTTCATTTGATTTTACGGGAGCTTATAACCTGCTTCCCTGCTATTTCCAGCCCGTCAATACTGCTTTCCCCGTGTTACGGGCAGACAATGGCGATGGAATCTACACCATGTCTGCTTTCGAAAATGACACCTACCGAACCATCGGCTCAATTCTTGAGTTCGGAAGTTTGGGGAATGCAAACGCAGTAAGTGAGCGTAAAGCGCTGATGACGGGTATTCTCGAGTTTTTCGATTTAGAAGATTATTTCGTCGCCATCATGGAGCATGAAAAAGCTGAAGAAAAAAGGATACATGTCACTGTTTCGCCAAATCCATTTACTGATTTTATCCATTTCTACATTACGCATGATGCCACGGAAAGAATCGAACTCGCTGTTTTCGAACTCAATGGGCAGCTTATTCATCATGATTTTTCAACCTATGGAACAACATCCGATTCTCAACCGATCTCCATTCATTTGCCCTTGACTTTATCCCCAGGGGTTTACTTTTACCGCGTAATATCTGGAAATCACGTTGCCACCGGTAAGTTGATCAAACTGGAAAAATAG